In one Sphingomonas sanguinis genomic region, the following are encoded:
- a CDS encoding enoyl-CoA hydratase/isomerase family protein, which produces MSEDLIVTREGPVGRLRLNRPKAIHALTHDMCEGVLAALEDWRGDLGVEAVIIDHAEGRGFCAGGDIRLLAESGAGDGEAARGFFHSEYRMNHRLFTYAKPIVAFMDGITMGGGVGIAAPARFRVATENTRFAMPETGIGLFPDVGGGWYLSRLPGRMGEYLALTGHRLDGAEAYALGLATHYLSSSTLDEAKAAIIAAPQEIAATLDRLSTPAPDARIMAHAAEIDRLFAADTLEEIIATLEADGGEWAAQQLAVLRTKSPQSCKVSLRLLREGRLTTDFADEMRREYGIASRVVQRPDFVEGVRALIVDKDNAPRWDPAMPEGVTDTMIDHIFARMPEGQAWTPDDR; this is translated from the coding sequence ATGAGTGAAGACCTGATCGTCACCCGCGAAGGCCCGGTCGGGCGACTGCGGCTTAACCGGCCCAAGGCGATCCACGCGCTGACCCATGACATGTGTGAGGGCGTGCTGGCCGCGCTGGAGGACTGGCGCGGCGATCTGGGCGTCGAGGCGGTCATCATCGACCATGCCGAGGGGCGCGGCTTTTGCGCGGGCGGCGACATTCGCCTGCTGGCAGAAAGCGGTGCGGGCGACGGCGAGGCGGCGCGGGGCTTCTTTCACAGCGAATACCGGATGAACCACCGGCTGTTCACTTATGCCAAGCCGATCGTCGCCTTCATGGATGGCATCACCATGGGCGGCGGTGTCGGCATTGCCGCGCCTGCCCGCTTCCGCGTCGCGACCGAGAATACCCGGTTCGCCATGCCGGAGACGGGCATCGGCCTGTTCCCCGATGTCGGCGGCGGCTGGTATCTCTCGCGCCTGCCGGGGCGGATGGGCGAGTATCTGGCGCTGACCGGCCACCGGCTCGACGGGGCGGAGGCGTACGCCTTGGGGCTGGCCACCCATTATCTGTCGTCTTCCACGCTGGACGAGGCCAAGGCTGCCATCATCGCCGCGCCGCAGGAGATCGCCGCGACGCTCGACCGGCTCTCCACGCCCGCGCCCGACGCGAGAATCATGGCCCATGCCGCCGAAATCGACCGGCTTTTCGCTGCCGATACGCTGGAAGAGATCATCGCCACGCTGGAAGCGGATGGCGGCGAATGGGCGGCGCAGCAGCTCGCCGTGCTGCGCACCAAATCGCCCCAATCCTGCAAGGTGTCGCTCCGTCTGCTGCGCGAGGGGAGGCTGACCACCGACTTCGCTGACGAGATGCGCCGCGAGTACGGCATCGCCTCGCGCGTGGTGCAGCGCCCCGATTTCGTCGAGGGCGTCCGCGCGCTGATCGTCGACAAGGACAATGCGCCGCGCTGGGACCCCGCCATGCCGGAGGGCGTGACCGACACGATGATCGACCATATCTTTGCGCGCATGCCCGAGGGGCAGGCCTGGACACCCGACGACCGCTGA
- the alr gene encoding alanine racemase — protein sequence MEIPAPLRLRVDRDALMSNWQALDRLSGAAACGAAVKANGYGLGARLVAETLAKVGCRDFFVANWAEAQALAPLGITLSVLHGLRAEDLPAAKAGFARPVLSTPEQIARWRDSGGGVCDVMVDTGMNRLGVSVQAVRDGLLDGLTIETLISHLACADEDVAMNERQRAAFASLTGRTAARRMSLANSAGIGLGADYHFDLTRPGLALYGGLPRPNMAGHLRQVAWPEAQILQRRHVPAGETVGYNATWTATAGTEVAILNLGYADGYRRALSGVGAAVADGESLPVLGRVSMDLLAVDVTARPDLVEGDWLTMDYDLAAASAASGVSQYELLTGLAQRFART from the coding sequence ATGGAAATACCCGCTCCCCTCCGCCTGCGTGTCGACCGCGATGCGCTTATGTCCAACTGGCAGGCGCTCGATCGGTTGAGCGGGGCGGCGGCGTGCGGCGCGGCGGTCAAGGCCAACGGTTATGGCCTGGGCGCGCGGTTGGTGGCCGAAACGCTGGCCAAGGTCGGATGCCGCGACTTCTTCGTCGCCAACTGGGCCGAGGCGCAGGCGTTGGCGCCGCTGGGCATCACCCTGTCGGTCCTGCACGGCCTGCGCGCCGAAGATCTGCCCGCCGCCAAGGCCGGTTTCGCCCGCCCGGTGCTCAGCACGCCAGAACAGATCGCCCGCTGGCGGGACAGCGGCGGCGGGGTCTGCGACGTGATGGTCGATACCGGCATGAACCGGCTGGGCGTGTCGGTGCAGGCGGTGCGCGACGGCCTACTCGACGGCCTGACGATCGAGACGCTCATCAGCCACCTCGCCTGCGCGGACGAGGACGTGGCGATGAACGAGCGACAGCGTGCGGCCTTCGCCAGCCTGACCGGCCGTACGGCCGCGCGGCGGATGAGCCTCGCCAATTCGGCGGGGATCGGTCTCGGCGCGGATTATCATTTCGACCTGACCCGGCCCGGCCTAGCGCTATACGGCGGCCTGCCGCGCCCCAACATGGCGGGGCACCTCCGCCAGGTCGCCTGGCCCGAGGCACAGATCCTCCAGCGCCGCCATGTCCCGGCGGGCGAGACGGTCGGCTACAATGCCACCTGGACCGCGACCGCCGGCACCGAGGTCGCGATCCTGAACCTGGGCTATGCCGACGGCTATCGCCGCGCGTTGTCTGGCGTCGGGGCGGCGGTGGCGGACGGAGAGAGCCTGCCGGTGCTCGGCCGCGTGTCGATGGACCTGCTGGCGGTCGACGTGACCGCGCGCCCCGACTTGGTCGAGGGTGACTGGCTGACCATGGACTATGATCTGGCGGCGGCGTCCGCCGCATCGGGCGTGTCGCAATATGAGTTGCTGACCGGCCTCGCCCAGCGCTTCGCGCGGACATAA
- a CDS encoding acyl-CoA dehydrogenase family protein has protein sequence MTQFDLTDEQREIQELARRFTADRITPFAGEWDEKHIFPRDTIKEAAELGFAAIYVSEESGGIALGRLEAALIMEAMAYGCPSTSAFISIHNMASWMIDRFGDADVKGRYLPDLVTMERMASYCLTEPGSGSDAAALKTRAVRDGDHYVVSGSKQFISGGGDNEVYVTMVRTGEDGPKGISCLVIDKDMPGVSFGANERKLGWHSQPTRQVMFDNVRVPVANRLGAEGEGFRIAMMGLDGGRLNIGACSLGGAQRCLDEAVAYVKDRRQFGKAIAEFQNTQFTLADMATELEAARALLYLAAAKVTDNAPDKTRFAAMAKRLATDTGSSVVDRALQLHGGYGYLMDYPIERFWRDLRVHSILEGTNQVMRMIVGRDLLKD, from the coding sequence ATGACTCAATTCGACCTCACCGACGAGCAGCGCGAGATCCAGGAACTGGCGCGCCGTTTCACCGCCGACCGCATCACGCCGTTCGCAGGCGAGTGGGACGAGAAGCACATCTTCCCCCGCGACACGATCAAGGAAGCCGCCGAACTCGGCTTCGCCGCGATCTACGTGTCCGAAGAGTCCGGCGGCATCGCGCTGGGGCGGCTGGAGGCGGCGCTGATCATGGAGGCGATGGCCTATGGCTGTCCCTCCACCTCCGCCTTCATCTCGATCCATAACATGGCGTCGTGGATGATTGACCGCTTCGGCGATGCGGACGTGAAGGGCCGCTACCTGCCCGATCTCGTCACCATGGAGCGGATGGCGAGCTATTGCCTGACCGAGCCGGGTTCCGGCTCCGACGCCGCCGCGCTCAAGACCCGTGCGGTCCGTGATGGCGACCATTATGTCGTCTCGGGCTCCAAGCAGTTCATCTCGGGCGGTGGCGATAACGAGGTGTACGTCACCATGGTCCGCACCGGCGAAGACGGGCCGAAGGGCATTTCCTGCCTGGTGATCGATAAGGACATGCCCGGCGTCTCCTTCGGCGCGAACGAGCGCAAGCTAGGCTGGCATTCGCAGCCGACGCGGCAGGTGATGTTCGACAATGTTCGGGTGCCGGTCGCCAACCGGCTGGGCGCGGAGGGCGAGGGCTTCCGCATCGCGATGATGGGGCTGGACGGCGGGCGGCTCAACATCGGTGCCTGCTCGCTGGGGGGCGCGCAGCGCTGCCTGGACGAGGCGGTCGCTTACGTGAAGGACCGCCGCCAGTTCGGCAAGGCGATTGCCGAGTTCCAGAATACCCAGTTCACCCTGGCCGACATGGCGACCGAGCTGGAGGCTGCGCGCGCGCTGCTCTATCTCGCTGCCGCCAAGGTGACGGACAATGCGCCGGACAAGACGCGCTTTGCGGCGATGGCCAAGCGGCTGGCGACCGACACCGGATCGTCGGTGGTCGACCGCGCGCTCCAGCTGCATGGCGGCTATGGCTATCTGATGGACTATCCGATCGAGCGTTTCTGGCGCGACCTGCGCGTGCATTCGATCCTGGAGGGCACGAACCAGGTGATGCGGATGATCGTCGGGCGCGATTTGTTGAAGGATTGA
- the mmsB gene encoding 3-hydroxyisobutyrate dehydrogenase, whose translation MARIAFIGLGNMGGGMAANLAKAGHDVRAFDLSADALAAAKAAGCLPVDSAVAAMDGVEAVVTMLPAGTHVERVYADAVFAAAPPSAILIDCSTIDVATARRVAEAAQGKGMMAVDAPVSGGIAAAKAGTLTFMVGGSEQAFARAEPFLSAMGQAVIHAGGNGAGQAAKICNNMLLGATMIATCEAFVLAEKLGLEAQTFYDIASVSSGQSWSMTRYCPVPGVGPETPADHDYQGGFAAALMLKDLKLAMQAAEDAGATTPMGERAAELYAAFVGEGQPPVDFSGIIRTLR comes from the coding sequence ATGGCGCGGATCGCCTTTATCGGCCTGGGCAATATGGGCGGCGGCATGGCCGCCAACCTCGCAAAGGCGGGGCATGACGTCCGCGCCTTCGACCTGTCGGCGGACGCGCTGGCGGCGGCGAAGGCGGCCGGGTGCCTGCCCGTCGACAGCGCCGTCGCGGCGATGGACGGGGTCGAGGCGGTCGTGACCATGCTGCCCGCCGGAACCCATGTCGAGCGCGTCTATGCCGACGCCGTGTTCGCCGCCGCACCTCCGTCCGCGATCCTGATCGATTGCTCGACCATCGACGTCGCCACCGCGCGCCGCGTCGCGGAGGCGGCACAGGGCAAGGGCATGATGGCGGTCGACGCGCCCGTATCGGGCGGAATTGCGGCCGCCAAGGCGGGGACGCTGACCTTCATGGTCGGTGGTTCGGAACAGGCCTTTGCCCGCGCAGAGCCGTTCCTGTCCGCCATGGGCCAGGCGGTGATCCATGCGGGCGGCAACGGCGCAGGCCAGGCGGCCAAGATTTGCAACAACATGCTGCTCGGCGCGACGATGATCGCGACCTGCGAGGCGTTCGTGCTGGCCGAGAAGCTGGGGCTGGAGGCGCAGACCTTTTACGACATCGCCTCGGTCTCGTCGGGACAGAGTTGGTCGATGACCAGATACTGCCCGGTCCCCGGCGTCGGCCCGGAGACACCCGCCGATCACGACTATCAGGGCGGCTTCGCGGCGGCGCTGATGCTGAAGGACCTGAAGCTGGCGATGCAGGCGGCTGAGGATGCGGGCGCGACGACCCCGATGGGCGAGCGTGCGGCGGAGTTGTACGCGGCATTCGTCGGAGAAGGGCAGCCGCCGGTGGACTTTTCGGGAATTATCCGCACGCTCCGCTAA
- a CDS encoding TonB-dependent receptor domain-containing protein produces the protein MRTLLGASALAGTLVLLPISAHAQITQPATTDTPISEEDKDAAAGRVAERERKSGDDVVVTGSRIRRNQYNTADPVNIVSFDQATQAGFTSTAQVLQSAAVSNGTAQINNTYGGFVTAGGPGANTLSLRGFGTSRSLVLLNGRRLAPSGSRGSVGSADLNTLPNIMVDRIEILNGGASSIYGSDAIAGVVNVITRSNFKGIMADAQINAPEIGAGRTERYGLLFGAQGDRFSITGSIEYSNREAVNYRDLAFARCQTSYRKANASSAPGTGDFIDPLTGQPKCYPTGVTGESGVTINTIATPNFNGSLVDRAAGVPAGYGTLPSSAGFGTPAQQVCNRFRPDGTAGGAVAGFECVGGGLLPLGVRDTLPPSLYANEIVNPGQNYTGYLQGKYELNSLGNAEIYTELLVNRRKTEQNGNRQLSFDYPFGSPLIPANLRFPTAALPAQPTNPGVPVGIRVFADYGIYNNRQTVDFVRAVGGIRGDLGGGFHYDAYALRSWSDASYTSDLVLTDKLNQSLDVVASGSGFVCRNTASGCVAAPALTPAVVGGQFPASWIGFISAPVTGTTKFRETIVSAVVDGPLFDIWGGPVQIAVGAEYRKQTLNDTPSLESQRGNVYNFTSSTITRGSDNVKEVFGEIEAPLLTNRPFFEDLTLKASARYTDYASYGSQTTYKVGGIYSPFRWLSARGSYGTSYRAPGLFEQFLGATSGFQSSSIDPCNNLGAAGQNPVRVANCQSEGLSNGFIQTNGVTVLQRGGAESGLKSENSVAWTAGGVLQPSFGEWGKLSLSADYFDIKVDGGVSQLAAGTILQQCYDDPDFRRESICSLAVRNSANQALTVTTGFVNIATAKVTGWDFNARYSVRRGEANFDIGGQVTRFGQRYTQLLPTDPIQNAIGSLNNPRWSGVFDGGVRVDKVSFRYSVEWVGATNTTADYLGLTQASRDTYVFEAKDYFIHSTSLRWQVTDKFQFTFGVRNLFQQKLPQISSGAYNRVGNVPLYSAYDYVGRTIFANVRAGF, from the coding sequence ATGCGCACCTTGCTGGGAGCTTCGGCGCTCGCTGGCACTTTGGTTCTTTTGCCGATTTCTGCACACGCGCAAATCACACAGCCAGCGACTACCGACACGCCCATATCGGAAGAAGACAAGGACGCCGCGGCAGGTCGCGTAGCTGAGCGCGAGCGTAAAAGCGGCGATGATGTGGTCGTCACCGGTTCGCGTATCCGCCGCAACCAGTACAACACGGCGGACCCCGTCAATATCGTCAGCTTCGACCAGGCGACACAGGCAGGCTTCACGTCGACTGCACAGGTGCTGCAGAGTGCAGCCGTCAGCAACGGCACGGCGCAGATTAACAACACCTATGGCGGCTTCGTGACGGCTGGCGGACCTGGCGCGAATACCCTGTCGCTGCGCGGTTTCGGCACATCACGCTCGCTCGTGCTGCTCAACGGTCGTCGTCTTGCACCATCGGGTTCGCGCGGTTCGGTAGGCTCGGCCGACTTGAACACCCTGCCGAACATCATGGTGGACCGAATCGAGATACTGAACGGCGGCGCGTCGTCCATTTATGGTTCGGACGCGATCGCAGGCGTGGTGAACGTCATCACGCGTAGCAACTTCAAGGGCATCATGGCCGATGCCCAGATCAACGCACCGGAAATCGGCGCAGGCCGTACCGAGCGCTACGGCCTGTTGTTTGGGGCGCAGGGGGACCGATTCAGCATCACAGGCTCGATCGAATATTCGAACCGTGAAGCGGTCAACTATCGCGACTTGGCTTTCGCACGCTGCCAGACCAGCTACCGCAAGGCGAATGCCAGCAGCGCGCCCGGCACGGGCGACTTTATCGACCCGCTGACCGGCCAGCCGAAATGTTATCCGACCGGCGTCACCGGTGAGAGCGGTGTAACGATTAACACCATCGCTACGCCGAATTTCAACGGCTCATTGGTCGATCGCGCCGCTGGCGTGCCTGCGGGCTATGGCACCCTGCCCTCTTCGGCCGGTTTCGGTACCCCTGCGCAGCAGGTCTGCAACCGCTTCCGCCCCGATGGTACGGCAGGTGGCGCAGTGGCCGGTTTCGAATGCGTTGGTGGCGGGCTGCTGCCGCTCGGCGTTCGCGATACGCTGCCGCCGTCCCTGTATGCGAACGAGATCGTCAATCCGGGCCAGAACTACACCGGTTACCTTCAGGGGAAATATGAACTGAACAGCCTAGGCAATGCGGAAATCTACACCGAATTGCTGGTCAACCGCCGCAAGACCGAACAGAATGGCAACCGCCAGCTGTCGTTTGACTACCCGTTTGGCAGCCCGCTAATACCAGCGAATCTGCGCTTCCCGACGGCCGCCCTGCCCGCCCAACCGACAAACCCCGGCGTGCCCGTCGGCATCCGCGTGTTCGCGGACTATGGGATCTACAACAATCGCCAGACGGTCGACTTCGTCCGCGCGGTCGGCGGTATCCGCGGCGATCTGGGCGGTGGCTTCCACTATGATGCCTATGCGCTGCGCTCCTGGTCGGACGCGTCCTATACCTCGGATCTGGTGCTGACCGACAAACTTAACCAGAGCCTAGACGTCGTCGCCTCGGGTTCGGGCTTTGTTTGTCGCAACACGGCGAGCGGCTGCGTTGCTGCACCGGCCCTGACCCCGGCGGTCGTCGGCGGCCAGTTCCCCGCCTCGTGGATCGGCTTCATCTCCGCTCCCGTAACGGGTACGACCAAGTTCCGCGAAACGATCGTCAGCGCCGTTGTCGATGGCCCGCTGTTCGACATTTGGGGCGGTCCGGTTCAGATCGCAGTCGGTGCCGAATATCGCAAGCAGACACTGAACGACACGCCGTCGCTGGAGAGCCAGCGTGGCAACGTCTATAACTTCACCTCGTCGACGATCACCCGTGGTAGCGACAATGTTAAGGAAGTGTTCGGCGAGATCGAAGCTCCACTGCTGACCAATCGTCCATTTTTCGAAGACCTGACGCTCAAGGCTTCGGCCCGTTACACCGACTATGCGTCCTATGGGTCGCAGACGACGTACAAGGTCGGCGGTATCTATTCACCATTCCGCTGGCTGTCGGCACGGGGCAGCTATGGAACGAGCTACCGCGCACCGGGCCTGTTCGAACAGTTCCTGGGGGCGACCTCCGGTTTCCAGTCCTCTTCGATCGACCCTTGTAACAATCTGGGCGCGGCCGGCCAGAATCCGGTTCGCGTAGCGAACTGTCAGTCCGAAGGGCTGAGCAACGGTTTCATCCAGACCAACGGCGTCACGGTCCTGCAACGTGGTGGCGCGGAATCGGGTCTGAAGTCGGAGAATTCGGTGGCGTGGACCGCCGGTGGCGTGCTGCAGCCGAGCTTTGGCGAATGGGGCAAGCTGTCGCTGTCGGCCGACTATTTTGACATCAAGGTTGATGGCGGCGTTTCTCAGCTGGCTGCCGGTACGATCCTGCAGCAATGCTATGATGACCCTGACTTCCGCCGGGAGAGCATCTGCTCTCTGGCTGTACGCAACTCCGCAAACCAGGCGCTGACCGTAACGACCGGCTTCGTGAACATCGCTACTGCGAAGGTCACGGGCTGGGACTTCAACGCACGCTATTCGGTTCGTCGGGGCGAGGCGAATTTCGACATCGGTGGCCAGGTGACCCGCTTCGGTCAACGCTATACCCAGCTCCTGCCGACTGATCCGATCCAGAACGCCATCGGCTCACTGAACAATCCGCGCTGGTCGGGCGTGTTCGACGGGGGCGTTCGGGTCGACAAGGTGTCGTTCCGCTACTCGGTCGAATGGGTTGGCGCCACCAACACCACCGCAGACTATCTGGGTCTGACTCAGGCGTCGCGCGACACCTATGTGTTCGAGGCAAAGGACTACTTCATCCATTCGACCTCGCTACGCTGGCAGGTAACCGACAAGTTCCAGTTTACGTTCGGCGTCCGCAATCTGTTCCAGCAGAAGCTGCCGCAAATCTCCTCGGGCGCTTATAACCGCGTCGGTAACGTGCCGTTGTACAGCGCCTACGACTATGTCGGCCGCACCATCTTTGCGAACGTACGCGCCGGTTTCTAA
- a CDS encoding enoyl-CoA hydratase encodes MTDYNTLIVERREAVTLVTLNRPQALNALNAELLAELLDVMRAYDADPEQRCAVITGSAKAFAAGADIKEMQEMGFAAMYGGNHFTGWDDFTRTRKPIIAAVAGYALGGGCELAMMCDFILAADTAKFGQPEIKLGVTPGMGGSQRLAHAVGKAKAMEMCLTGRMMDAEEAERSGLVARIVPAADLVDEALETAATIAGMAPIAVKANKEMVNAAFDMGLAQGVQFERRLFHGLFGSADQKEGMAAFVEKRSPNWTNR; translated from the coding sequence ATGACCGACTACAACACCCTGATCGTCGAGCGCCGCGAGGCGGTGACGTTGGTGACGCTCAACCGGCCGCAGGCGCTGAACGCGCTCAATGCCGAGCTGCTGGCCGAACTGCTCGACGTGATGCGCGCCTATGACGCCGATCCTGAACAGCGCTGCGCCGTCATCACCGGCAGCGCGAAGGCATTCGCGGCGGGCGCCGACATTAAGGAAATGCAGGAGATGGGCTTTGCCGCTATGTATGGCGGCAACCATTTCACCGGCTGGGACGACTTCACCCGTACCCGCAAGCCCATCATCGCAGCGGTCGCGGGCTATGCGCTGGGCGGCGGCTGCGAGCTGGCGATGATGTGCGACTTCATCCTCGCCGCCGACACGGCCAAGTTCGGCCAGCCCGAGATCAAGCTGGGCGTGACGCCGGGCATGGGTGGCTCCCAGCGGCTGGCCCATGCGGTCGGCAAGGCCAAGGCGATGGAGATGTGCTTGACCGGCCGGATGATGGACGCCGAGGAAGCCGAGCGTTCGGGCCTCGTCGCGCGCATCGTCCCCGCCGCCGACCTCGTGGATGAGGCGCTGGAGACCGCCGCGACCATTGCGGGCATGGCCCCGATTGCGGTCAAGGCCAACAAGGAAATGGTCAACGCCGCCTTCGACATGGGGCTGGCGCAGGGCGTGCAGTTCGAGCGCCGCCTGTTCCACGGCCTGTTCGGATCGGCCGACCAGAAGGAAGGCATGGCCGCGTTCGTCGAGAAGCGCAGCCCCAACTGGACCAATCGCTGA
- a CDS encoding acetyl-CoA C-acetyltransferase has translation MTEIVITAAKRTPVGSFLGAFAATPAHELGRVAITAALEQAGIKGEDVSEVILGQVLTAAQGQNPARQASMAAGIPKEVPAYGVNQVCGSGLRAVALGMQAIANGDATIVVAGGQESMSLSPHAQTMRGGTKMGPLTMVDTMVHDGLTDAFAGYHMGITAENLAEQYQVTRDEQDKFAVRSQNLAEKARGEGRFKDEIAPVTIKGRKGDTVVADDEYIRAGATIESVSGVRPAFKKDGTVTAANASGLNDGAAAIVLMSREEAEKRGAPVLATIKSWASAGVDPSVMGIGPVPATKRALEKAGWTVGDLDLIEANEAFAAQALSVGKELGLDPEKVNVNGGAIALGHPIGASGARVLTTLIYEMQKRDAKKGLATLCIGGGMGIAMCVER, from the coding sequence ATGACCGAGATCGTCATTACCGCCGCCAAGCGTACCCCCGTGGGCAGCTTCCTGGGCGCCTTTGCCGCCACGCCCGCGCACGAACTCGGCCGGGTGGCGATCACCGCCGCGCTGGAACAGGCGGGCATCAAGGGCGAGGACGTGTCCGAGGTGATCCTCGGCCAGGTGCTGACCGCCGCGCAAGGCCAGAACCCCGCGCGTCAGGCCTCGATGGCAGCAGGCATCCCCAAGGAAGTCCCCGCTTACGGCGTCAACCAGGTCTGCGGCTCGGGCTTGCGCGCCGTGGCGCTGGGGATGCAGGCGATCGCCAATGGCGACGCGACCATCGTCGTCGCGGGCGGCCAGGAGTCGATGTCGCTGTCGCCCCACGCCCAAACGATGCGCGGCGGCACCAAGATGGGTCCGCTGACCATGGTCGACACCATGGTCCATGACGGCCTGACCGATGCCTTTGCAGGCTATCACATGGGCATCACCGCCGAGAACCTGGCCGAGCAGTATCAGGTGACCCGCGACGAGCAGGACAAGTTCGCCGTCCGCTCGCAGAATCTGGCCGAAAAGGCGCGCGGCGAGGGCCGCTTCAAGGACGAGATCGCGCCCGTCACCATCAAGGGCCGCAAGGGCGACACGGTCGTTGCCGATGACGAATATATCCGCGCCGGTGCGACCATCGAAAGCGTCTCGGGCGTCCGCCCCGCCTTCAAGAAGGACGGCACGGTCACGGCCGCCAACGCCTCCGGCCTGAATGACGGTGCCGCCGCCATCGTCCTGATGAGCCGTGAGGAAGCCGAGAAGCGCGGCGCCCCCGTGCTCGCCACGATCAAGAGCTGGGCCTCGGCCGGTGTCGATCCCTCGGTCATGGGCATCGGCCCCGTCCCCGCCACCAAGCGCGCGCTGGAAAAGGCGGGCTGGACCGTCGGCGACCTCGACCTGATCGAAGCCAACGAAGCCTTTGCCGCCCAAGCCCTGTCGGTCGGCAAGGAACTGGGCCTCGATCCCGAGAAGGTCAACGTCAACGGCGGCGCGATCGCGCTGGGCCACCCGATCGGCGCCAGCGGCGCACGCGTCCTCACGACTCTGATCTACGAGATGCAGAAGCGCGACGCGAAGAAAGGCCTGGCGACGCTGTGCATCGGCGGCGGGATGGGCATCGCTATGTGTGTTGAGCGATAA
- a CDS encoding CoA-acylating methylmalonate-semialdehyde dehydrogenase: MRVIDHLVAGGQTATDAAGTRPEGRLGDVFDPNSGQVQARVMLGDAALLERAVAAAQAAQPAWAATNPQRRARVMFRFKELVERNMDALAHLLSSEHGKVIADAKGDIQRGLEVIEFACGIPHALKGEYTQGAGPGIDVYSMRMPLGIGAGITPFNFPAMIPMWMFGVAIACGNAFILKPSERDPSVPVRLAELMREAGAPEGILQVVHGDKAMVDAILDHPAISAVSFVGSSDIAHYVYRRGVEAGKRVQAMGGAKNHGIVMPDADLDQVVADLSGAAFGSAGERCMALPVVVPVGDKTADRLREKLIPAIDALRVGVSTDEQAHYGPVVNAAHKKRVEDWIQTGVDEGAELVVDGRGFQLQGYEEGFFIGPSLFDRVTPAMQSYKEEIFGPVLQIVRAPDFETAVRLPSEHQYGNGVAIFTRNGHAAREFAARVEVGMVGINVPIPVPVAYHSFGGWKRSAFGDVNQHGMEGVRFWTKVKTVTQRWPDGSPDGGNAFVIPTMA; encoded by the coding sequence ATGCGCGTGATCGACCACCTGGTTGCCGGCGGACAGACCGCGACCGACGCCGCCGGAACCCGTCCCGAGGGTCGCTTGGGTGATGTCTTCGACCCCAATAGCGGCCAGGTTCAGGCCCGCGTGATGCTGGGCGACGCCGCGCTGCTCGAACGCGCTGTCGCCGCCGCACAAGCCGCGCAACCGGCCTGGGCCGCGACCAATCCCCAGCGCCGGGCGCGCGTGATGTTCCGCTTCAAGGAACTGGTCGAGCGGAATATGGATGCGCTGGCGCATCTGCTCTCCTCCGAACATGGCAAGGTGATCGCCGACGCGAAGGGCGACATCCAGCGCGGGCTGGAGGTGATCGAGTTCGCCTGCGGTATCCCCCACGCGCTGAAGGGCGAATATACGCAAGGCGCGGGGCCGGGCATCGACGTCTATTCGATGCGCATGCCGCTGGGCATCGGCGCAGGCATCACGCCGTTCAACTTCCCCGCGATGATCCCGATGTGGATGTTCGGCGTCGCCATCGCCTGCGGCAACGCCTTCATCCTGAAGCCGTCCGAGCGCGATCCCTCGGTCCCCGTCCGCCTGGCCGAACTGATGCGCGAAGCGGGTGCGCCCGAGGGCATCCTGCAGGTCGTGCACGGCGACAAGGCGATGGTCGATGCGATCCTCGACCATCCGGCGATCAGCGCGGTCAGCTTCGTCGGCTCGTCCGACATCGCGCATTACGTCTATCGGCGCGGCGTCGAGGCGGGTAAGCGCGTCCAGGCGATGGGGGGCGCCAAGAACCACGGCATCGTCATGCCCGACGCCGACCTGGACCAGGTGGTCGCCGACCTGTCGGGCGCGGCCTTCGGCTCGGCGGGGGAGCGGTGCATGGCGCTGCCCGTGGTGGTGCCGGTCGGGGACAAGACGGCGGACCGCTTACGCGAAAAGCTGATCCCGGCGATCGACGCGCTTCGGGTCGGTGTCTCGACTGACGAACAGGCGCATTACGGCCCGGTGGTGAACGCCGCGCACAAGAAGCGGGTCGAGGACTGGATTCAGACCGGCGTCGATGAAGGTGCCGAACTGGTCGTCGACGGACGCGGCTTCCAGCTTCAGGGCTATGAGGAGGGTTTCTTCATCGGCCCGTCGCTGTTCGACCGGGTGACGCCCGCCATGCAGAGCTACAAGGAAGAGATTTTCGGCCCCGTCCTCCAGATCGTCCGTGCCCCCGATTTCGAGACGGCGGTCCGCCTGCCCAGCGAGCATCAATACGGCAATGGCGTCGCCATCTTCACCCGCAACGGCCATGCCGCGCGCGAGTTCGCGGCGCGGGTCGAGGTGGGCATGGTCGGCATCAACGTGCCGATCCCGGTGCCGGTGGCGTATCACAGCTTCGGCGGCTGGAAGCGCTCGGCGTTCGGCGACGTCAATCAGCACGGCATGGAGGGCGTCCGCTTCTGGACCAAGGTGAAGACGGTAACCCAGCGTTGGCCGGATGGCTCGCCCGATGGCGGCAACGCCTTCGTTATCCCGACAATGGCCTGA